From Ursus arctos isolate Adak ecotype North America unplaced genomic scaffold, UrsArc2.0 scaffold_11, whole genome shotgun sequence, the proteins below share one genomic window:
- the ZNF395 gene encoding zinc finger protein 395 codes for MASVLSRRLGKRSLLGARVLGPPGAAPPSEPQTELLEGVAPQPFLASKDTSCQEQPKEILKAPGTSGLQQVAFQPGQKVFVWYGGQECTGLVEQHSWAEDKVTVWLLDQKLQICCKAEEVWLAELQGPMPQAPPPEQGTQAPGYRPVSRNIDVPKRKSDAVEMDEMMAAMVLTSLSCSPVVQSPPGAEANFSASRATCDPWKESGDVSDSGSSTTSGHWSASSGISTPSPPHPQASPKYLGDAFGSPQTDNGFETDPDAFLLDEPAPRKRKNSVKVMYKCLWPNCGKVLRSIVGIKRHVKALHLGDTVDSDQFKREEDFYYTEVQMKEEAAAAGAPTADPAPAPSMTSPPLALLPPPPPKTQSSGPEHPGLDSYLPSGALSKSAPGSFWHIQADHAYQALPSFQIPVSPHIYTSISWAAAPSTASSLSPVRSRSLSFSEPQQPPPAVKSHLIVTSPPRAQSSARKARGEAKKCRKVYGIEHRDQWCTACRWKKACQRFLD; via the exons ATGGCCAGCGTACTGTCTCGGCGCCTTGGGAAGCGGTCTCTCCTGGGAGCCCGGGTGTTGGGGCCCCCTGGGGCTGCCCCACCCTCAGAGCCTCAGACTGAGCTGCTGGAAGGGGTGGCTCCCCAGCCCTTCCTCGCCTCCAAGGACACTTCCTGCCAGGAGCAGCCCAAGGAAATCCTCAAGGCTCCTGGCACCTCTGGCCTCCAGCAAGTGGCCTTTCAGCCTGGGCAGAAG GTTTTTGTGTGGTATGGGGGCCAAGAGTGCACAGGACTGGTGGAGCAGCATAGCTGGGCAGAGGATAAGGTGACTGTCTGGCTTTTGGATCAGAAGTTACAAATCTGCTGTAAAGCAGAGGAAGTGTGGCTGGCTGAGCTGCAGGGCCCCATGCCCCAGGCACCACCTCCGGAGCAGGGAACTCAGGCACCAGGCTATAGGCCTGTCTCCAGGAACATTGATGTCCCAAAGAG GAAGTCGGACGCAGTGGAAATGGATGAGATGATGGCGGCCATGGTGCTGACGTCCCTGTCCTGCAGCCCCGTCGTGCAGAGCCCTCCTGGGGCCGAGGCCAACTTCTCCG CTTCTCGAGCCACCTGTGACCCGTGGAAGGAGAGCGGTGATGTGTCCGACAGCGGCAGCAGCACCACCAGTGGGCACTGGAGCGCCAGCAGTGGCATTTCCACTCCctcgcctccccacccccaggccagcCCCAAGTATTTGGGGGATGCCTTTGGTTCTCCCCAGACGGATAACGGATTTGAGACAGACCCGGATGCTTTCCTGTTGGATGAACCAGCTCCACGCAAAAGAAAG AACTCCGTGAAGGTGATGTACAAGTGCCTGTGGCCAAACTGTGGCAAAGTTCTGCGCTCGATTGTGGGCATCAAACGACACGTCAAAGCCCTCCACCTGGG AGACACTGTGGACTCTGACCAGTTCAAGCGGGAGGAGGATTTCTACTACACAGAGGTGCAGATGAAGGAGGAAGCAGCTGCCGCTGGCGCCCCCACAGCTGACCCAGCTCCCGCCCCCAGCATGACCAGCCCGCCCCTTGCTCTCCTTCCACCACCTCCTCCCAAAACCCAGTCCTCAGGCCCAGAACACCCTGGCCTGGACTCTTACCTGCCCTCTGGTGCTCTCAGCAAGTCAGCTCCTGGCTCCTTCTGGCACATTCAGGCCGACCATGCATACCAG GCCCTGCCGTCCTTCCAGATCCCCGTGTCGCCACACATCTACACCAGTATTAGCTGGGCTGCCGCCCCCTCCAcggcctcctccctctctccg GTCCGGAGCCGGTCGCTGAGCTTCAGCGAGCCCCAGCAGCCACCACCTGCGGTGAAGTCTCACCTGATTGTTACTTCTCCACCCCGGGCCCAGAGCAGTGCCAG GAAAGCCCGCGGGGAAGCTAAGAAGTGCCGAAAAGTGTATGGCATCGAGCACCGGGACCAGTGGTGCACGGCCTGCCGCTGGAAGAAGGCCTGCCAGCGCTTCCTGGACTGA